One Hoplias malabaricus isolate fHopMal1 chromosome 12, fHopMal1.hap1, whole genome shotgun sequence genomic window, ATTAACTTAACCATTTGTTTGCAAGAAATCTGAATGTAGGTCATATGAGATATACTGACCAAACCCAACCAGGCTTATTAAGGAGACCCTCAGTGGCTCTTCTTTCTCTGGAATGCCTGCAATGCTGTGCGAGAGTCAAGCAGCTTTAAGTCTTGAGGCGCAAAGCTTCTCCACCCTTCTTTCAGCACGCCTTGAGGCTTTAACTCCCCTGAGCTGACTCCTTTAAGGATTAGTACTTTTTTTTCTGGATCTCAGACAGTTTGGACATGCTCAGCAGATGTGTCATTGCTTTGGCATTTGAGCAGTTCCAGCAGGGAATAACCTCAACAGTTCCAATTATAGCATTTATGCGATATTATAGGTCATACTTTGGAATTAGTTTCATACTGGAGTCTTGCTTACCCTTCAGTTTAACCGAGTTGACCAATTGTTGCAGTTGTATTGTTTATAATGGTGGTTTCAAGTTCTTGCCATGCACTGCACATTCTTGTTTTCCCAGctttaatgtattcattttaacTCCAGTAAgggatgtaaacaaagtaattcAGAGTGGTTTAATGTGAAATTCTGCATTTCATGAATAAACATACCATTTTACAGGAAGGCTGATGGGGACTAGGGGTTGTGATGcctacaacacaaatatagccAGTTATTTACCATCCCAAATGACCAATGAACTTTTAGTGTAATGTTTATAATGGTAACAATCATAAAGCTTTCATTAAGCAATGTTACAGTAAACGGACAGTGTATTCATATTTGTTCCATGTAATAATATTTGGTAAGCTTTTAGAGGCATTAATGTCAAAACTCCAGTTTGTGTCAATTTTCACTTGGAACATTAATGTGTTCAATATgcagaaattttgaaaaatgatttgaatttccattttaattAGTGGAGTATTTGAATGTGATTTGttaaaatgaagaaaacacCATGACGAATTATAGTGCTATATTAGCTGGAAGTCTGGCAGTGACTGTATAACACTGTAGGGTGGACTGACTCCAGCAGCTGTACAATCTTACGATCTGCCAGTCTGGAGCAGAGCAGTAGGAGGGGGGTGGGTGCAACAGCAAAATCCAGCGTGTTTGACCCGCGCCCTTTTCAGCTGATTTTTAGTAATACTGCAGGCCTGCCTGAGGGCAGGAAACAGCCAAATGGACAGGGGCCAATAAACACAGATAGCACGTGCTGAGGAAGTGCTTACCTCATTGTGTTTGTCACGTCAATCTTAAATTTTCAGAATGGGTAAAGATTCCATGTAAACTGTGTAGATTGTCTTGGCTgagttttgtttgctttgtgttAAGGAGGCAGATGACCTCCAGGATAATGTCAGTGCAAACTCCTTTACCCTATTGACTTCATGAGAGACTCGTGTTTGGACCCTTTCAGTCAGAGAAGCCAAAGACGGAGGATGGTAAAAACACAATGGGGGGGTCAAAACATCAAAACACCTTTTGCGAATTGCTGTTTTTGTCTTGAGTAAAGTGGTAAAATGTGTTACTTGTTATCAGCGAAGCACTGTGGGAGGCTATTGTGAATATTCAAAGCTGCTGAATGTGAATGTCACAGTTTTAAGCAAATGACCCACTGTGAAATGGAAATGTGGGATAATTACCTCCTTACAGtctactttttttttgcttgagGCTGTGTTGGGGTCTTTGCCGAGGGGGGGTTGGGGGTGTGGTGGGTAGCAATGCATTTTAAGGGTTAAATTGCTGCTCTTCAGGATTTCACTCAGTCCCTTTAGGTATGGAGTTTACAGAGCACTGCCTGGTTGCCTGGAGCAAGATGGGGACCTGGGGAATTAGGATCGAACTGGCTCCACCAATCCGAAAGTAGGTTGTCACAAAGGGCGGCCTCTGGCTAATTTGAGCATGGTGCCCATCCCCTGACATTTTCAGAGTGCTTTGAGCGCTCTCTTGAGGAATCTCCTGTTCAAACCAGCAACATAACCCACTTTGTCAAAAGCTCCACTGGAGTACATGCTAGCTCATAGTGGTGAGAAACCCCTCCCTGATATATGACACCATGCCATGGGTCAGAGAACAGCAGAGTCCTGCCGGAGGTTCTCCAGAGATTCATTTCTTGGACAAGATAAGCATGACCTCAATAACCTCTGGTCAATAAGGACCTTTATGAAAGAAACTGGAGTTGGATCTCTGTTTTCTCCTTTGTTACATGGAGACTTGAGATGATTGTGGAAACTTGAGGCTACTATACTAACACTCTCACGGCTGTGTAAGTTGCAGCGTGGGGctaaatattatttacactCTCCAGACGTAAGTGCTGAATGTTTAGAGTGTCTGTGAATGGCATTTGTAGACACTTACTCCATCCACATCCATGCATTTGTAGACGCACAACATACACTTATTTTCTACGTAAGTAGTGCATTCTTTGGGAAAATAGAGTCAGATTTGTTTGTATGTAGCTCAGGTTGTGTACACAAATAAGAGGCCTTAGGTAACTTAAACCCTTTTGTCCTTGCTTTACAGTGGCCTACAATCAAAACACAACCACATTTGATACACGAATATGCTCTGATCTTGGTGAATGATATTTGATTATGGAGTAGATTATTTATTCTGCAGTGGGTTAGCCTTTATCTTTTGTTTGCTTCTcaaatgctgttgtgttttgaTACCCTGGCCAGTGTATACATCAGTCAGTACATTTTTCCTGAAACTACCTGTTGTAACAAAGTATCCAAATGATGGAGACCTTGGGAACAAAATTAATGGACAAAAATGGCACAGTTAAAAGATACAGCTTTCAGTTGCGAACATGTGTAGTCGTTTTAAAGAAGCCTGTAAAAATTTGCAATCACTAGCTTTATCAATATGCATATTTTTGTAGTGAAATGTGCAGTAACTAATTATATAATGTGCAATTAAAGCTAAAAACCTGTTTACCAACAGGTATTTTCAAGTTCAGTAGTTCAATAACAGTGATTATAAATCTTACCCTGCCTAAAATCATTTTGTATTAGTGCATGTTAATTTATCGTTAAGTATACAGGTTATTGCGCAAGAAACATCGCAAATTGCTGTAAAATACAtacaattaaatgtaaattctgCCTTCACTTTGCATTTGAGGCACATTTTACCTTAAATGTTTTCAGCACTTCAATCAAAGCAGCATAATCCCCATGTGTAATTGCTCAAACGTATCTTGTGATGCTAAGCACATTGGCTTGCGTTTTGAATCAAAATACAGCTAAACCTGTCTGTAATTGCTCAGACATATCTTCTGATGCTAGGCACATTGACTTGCATCTTAAATGGGCTTCTTGGAGCTGCTGGCGATGAAAACCTGCTTGTCAAGCaaactaaaacattttttttcctactTCTACTTCAGTCAGCAGGAATGGAGGAACATATGAGGGAGGGGCAGGATTTTCATGGAGGGTTTTGCATCTTGTGACCTTCCTCAGACCTGCATTTACAAACCTAACTCTCAGAGTTGTGGCAGTAGGTAAAATAAAGGCAGATGAAACAAAGTAgtgctttttaaataatgaattaacaCTGTCCACTTCAATGTAAATGCACTCGGTCTGAAATTGCCACTTACAACACACCAAAAGTTAGGGAACATGAAATGCTTGGATATaacatctattttatttttcccccctctACATTGTGTAAAATTCATCAAACGTGTTAGGAATCTGAAGTATGTACGTTAGTATGTAGATATCAAGCAGCAAAATACAACCTTGAAAGTCCAGTACAGTTGCACAGTTCGGAAACAGAAAAGACCTGAAAATATTTATCAGCCTCCAAATTGTTAATTCATCTACTGTACCACCTACTTCATTCTGATCTGTGTCACTGTgcaaatagtgtgtgtgtgtgtatatatatatttaaaaaagccttttgttgttgctgtttctCAGAGTGTACATTAATGTTGTGCAATGCCTGCGTCCTTGGTTCTCTTATGGATCGTGTGTATGTCTTTGCTTTGTGCTCCTGACAGAAATGATTAAGCACCCAAACACCTCCCCGCTCGTGAGAGGGtctttgtgtatgtttgttggTACGGTGAGAAGACCTCCAGCCTTCTCAACAGAGTTTACAAAGGAATTCCCAGCGGTCATTCTGTCCAAACAGTGGGGGGAAAAACAAATTCCTCACGTTCCAGACACAGGGGCAACATTCCACTTCAGGAGATTTTAAATTTTAGGACGTCTTGTTCTAGTCTTAACTGTGACACAGAACCAACTAAAACAGTCAGGGACAGTGCTTGCATGGTCTAGCTTTAAAATTTATGGAGAAATTAATGAAGGTAGAGTTATTCAGCTGCAGACAGTGGTATTCTGTGTGTCAGCTATTTGAATTGGAGGATGAAAGGCAAGTATGCTTGTAGTATTTTTATGAAAATTGTTTCATGAAATAGATTGGATTGCTGTTGCAGCTGTGCAGaggaggggttttttttttgtttttttttttaaatatgacttggtaaggggggaaaaaagtccaacctttattttatttccagtcaaaacagccttgaagtgattttatttttaggaTAAATGTCAGAGACGGCATATATGTTAAATCACTAAATACAAAAGAATgtcaaaggaaaataaatgaagaaactGCCCTTTCCAGATATGgagtttaaaaatgataaagagATACTGGAACTTCCTCCTAACAATCATGCATAGCCTGGTAGACCACCATTGCTCGTCACTGTCAGGCCTCAACAATACTGAATGTGGTTGGGATTACTTGGCTTGTGAGAAACAAAATGCAAACCAACTCATAAGACTTTGGAGGTGATGAAGAATAAAGAACTAAATatagggtggtctctgacatttcCACAGTACTGTTttctttagctttttttttttttttttttctgtgaaccAAAATCCAGCTGAAATAATTTGGGTTGAAAAATCTTCATGTTATTCTATGAAGTCTATTGTTCAACCAAAATTAATCTTATGGCTGTTTTGCCACTTGAATTTGGGCACCAAGTCTGCAAAGCCTGGCCATGTCTTTACAGCAGAGTGGCAAACCTCAGTAACGTCAAACTCTTCACCACAAACCAAGGAAAGTCTGGTATGTGGAGAGTTTATGGTCTTTATAGCTGTATTTTCTCACATTACAAAGTCTTCAGCAACCTACATTTTTGAGGCTTAGTCTTGAATAAGAAGCTTACGTGTCTGCGAAAGTCTTCTCTGTCCCTGGGAGAATTTATGTGATATTTGCAGGAAAAAAGAGGCGGAAGAGTTGATgctgttttattaaattattactttattaaattattttatggaATGATGTAATTCTGGTAAAGTTTAATGGCTAATCCAGAAGGGTGCTGAAACTACAAAGTAACCCACGAAGAACCAGAGTTTTAGACTTCTTAAATGAAAAGTATTAATACAGGTTGGCCCCCTGTGTTGGGATAACAGCATCTACGTGACTCAGCTGTGTTTTAACCTTTTGTTTCCACAGGGTCGCCTTACTACGACAATGTGCGACCCCTCTCGTATCCAGACTCGGATGCAGTCCTCATCTGTTTTGACATCAGTCGACCTGAAACCCTGGACAGTGTGCTAAAAAAGGTTTGCAGCAAAGTGTTTCTGACATATAAACCTGTTAAAATGGTTATACTCGGAGTGGTACTCCCAAATTTTTACTTTGTATGTGTTTATCACAAGTTGGTTTTGCAACAATAGTCGCCATTTGGACATCATTAAGGACTGTGTCATGAGCCACGGTCTCAGAAATGTAATAGATGCACATTTTTCCCGAAATATGAAAATTGAAAAATAGGTTTAAATGAGGTTTCAAATGGAAACTCCTTTTGGAAAGGAGTCAACACTCTAAAGTGTTCTCCAAGAGTTCCTTATTATGGTTCTATTTTAATCCACAAGCTGCAAAGTTCTTAAATGGTTGAAAAGAGACCCTTAAATTGTTCTTAATCATGAAGGAAATTATCCCTTCTAAATAATCTTTCTAAATTGTATACCACCAACTTCTGTtcaaatattgtttttgttactCCTGCTAAGAGTGTAGATTTCAGAGGATTGGGTGATCTTTACATCAATGGATAAAGATTGCAGGGGCAGTTTGTATTTGGTCTAAGAGTTTTGGCCTGGGCcttttgtcttgtcaagggcCTCTTGACCTATGATGTCACAGAGGTTGAATGTGAAACTAATGGATACAGATGTGGTGCTGACGGACCACCACCTGAGATCAAACAAACCTCTTGGCAGTAAAGGTTTCAAGGTACTTTTATTAGGGGTGGACAGATCTAGAATTTTTATATAGATTGGCGTTCACATCAAGACCAAATTATGGCTAATGTTTTAACCAGAAGCTCACACAGTAAGAGCTGACCCTGGAAACACTAGCCAAAGCTACAACATACTGTAAATAATAGTTGCGCTCAAATGAAGAGATTACAGTCATAATACAAATGGAATCCAAAACTATGTAGAAAAGTACATGGCTTAGTACTATAGAGTGTGGAATTGTCCAAGAATAAATATAAGACTACTTTGTAGAACAGTGGCCATCTCTCCATGTACATCACAATGAAAGACATTTAATTTATGTATTTCTCATTCCTTTTGCAGTGGAAAGGAGAAATCCAGGAGTTTTGCCCCAACACAAAGATGCTGTTAGTGGGGTGTAAATCAGATCTGCGCACGGACCTCACCACCTTAGTGGAACTTTCAAATCACAGGCAGACACCAGTGTCATATGATCAAGTGAGTGAATATTAAATCTCCATCTCTGAGCTTGTATTGATTAGTATTATAAAGGTAGAACATAAAAAGCTCACTTTGTTCTTACACATTGTATGcttaagaatacaaaacatccAGAACACAAGTGTGGACAAGCACTAAATTGACCAACAGTGCCAGGCACTGCACATAGCAAACAATATTTTCAGAGTAATATATACTTTATTCAATACTGTATAAATTAAAAGTATGAGCCCACAAGTTCCCCATGTGTTAATACACACTAAACTCTGCTAAATTCAGAAATCATCCTtcagttatttcattttctattttcaAGTACAAATGACTTTTAGTGTTGTCAAAATGAATGCATTAACATGTGGGGAAATTAACACTAATTGCAACAAATTTGGCCCCAACTCCCTCCCATAAGTTACTCTTCACAGAGTAACAAAAATGATATTTGCATTAATTAGCAATCTAAAATCAACATTGCTACTTTTGAGTTCAAAATGTAGATTACATGTTATCAATgctaaaatatgtattaaatatcataacttatagtctctcacacatgcacacagctcTGTGTTTGAGCCACCAACTCTTAGTTTCCTCCAGCAGTTTGTCATGCATATCACAAtacacatttatctccctcccaaaatatacatggaactgactctaaattcggtAGAGTGCAtattgcatgaaagtaaacacagacagaaacaaagctaaacaatgagtgttacaaatcaaagtgtctgtggtaattcaaacagtgaattaaaactttgagaagttaaacttcagccacatacaaacagatGTTttcctcctcaaacataccattccaacttaaagatgcagagctttggaatgagaacaaatgagaacagcagttccccagaatcattgacATTGCCTTTAATGGAAATTAAATGGATGTAGAATGGTCTGATTATTGAACGTAACCTGAAAATTTATAACTGAATAATAAGGCTGGAGTGTAGATGCACTTATTAAACTGGTTTaagaaaatggagggaaaataactttcttctcttctttattCTTATATTCTTCTCCTTTTTAAGGGTTCAAACATGGCCAAGCAACTCTCAGCACCCTACATTGAGTGCTCTGCGTTACAGTCAGAAAACAGTGTGAGGGACATTTTCCACGTGGCCACGCTGGCCTGTGTCAACAAGAACCACAAGAATGTCAAACGTCACAAATCTTCCAGAGCCACCAAGAGAACGTCCCACATGCCTAGCAGACCCTACCTGGAGTCAGTAACCTCGGACATGCGTAAAGATAAGGCCAAGAGCTGTACAGTCATGTGAAGGGACTGGAGAGTGTGGGGTTTACAGTTGCTTTGGAGGTGAGGACAAAGGAGTTTAGAGATGTGGCTCAAGATTATCTGTCTTCACCCTCTAGAGTCATTCAAAGAGCGGTGAGGATTTGAGGATGTTTTGACACTTTGTCCTCTGCTCTGGTCCATTCTGTCCCATGTGAATTACGCTAACCAAGGGCAGTGTCACAGAAGAAAAGCACCAAATGCTGGAGAAACGCCTTGGAGTCCTGCAAAGAATTTTGAACCACCTTGAGAGAGGACAGCATGGTGACGTTTAGTCAGTCCTCTTTCTGTTAGGTCATGGAAAAGGCATGATGTTTGAAGTACAGGTCACGGACATTATTTATGGAGAATGAGTATCTTgttgggtttttatttttattattattattattatttttttttttttagcttttaaGAAAATGTGAAAGAACAGTTTTGAAGGAAAGCTACATTGATTACAGCAGATAAGCTCCTTTGGAGGTCTCCCAGTTGACAAGAAAACAGAAGGCACTTAAATGGAGAAACAATGACACACTGTGGCTAAACCTGCCTCTTTTTGGTTTATACTCTAGTTTTACCATGTTCTTGTTGCAGGGAGAGGTTTGATAAAGTCTTCATACCGTAAGGAGGTTTGAATCTTTCTGAGGCTTCCAACCTTATTTGCTGAAATACTAACCTCATAATTAGTGTTTCTTGTGCTTTtcttccccttttttttttttattttttttatttttttattccccccccccccccccatttccAAAAAGCCAAAGAAGTGTCAGAGTCAAGCTTCAGTGTTGTAGCCACAGGGTTTTCACGTTTCATGTTTGGACTGTTATGCCCATGTGCACTTGTGagtgttttggttttgttgtcGGTGGTAGTTCTGGCTTGGCTTGAGGACATGTCAACAGACCCTGGTATCGTGAAATCCAGATATTAGTATGGTTTTGAAGCCTCAATTTCAGTGCCTCCATGTGTTTGTTCGATGTACCCCAAGCTTATCATGGCCTGGGGCTTCTGTATTGCTGCACTCAGTGCAAGAAGAGTTTCTGATACCTCTTCATAATCCGTCAGCTTTTTTGGAACTGCAAGAGAATAATCTCAGCTATGCAATACGCTGACTCCGGCCCATATCAGCAGTTAGGAGAAGAAATGACCGCCCTAGGTAAATGTGTACATCCGTGTCTAGTGCTGGTAGTTGATGGACCTGCAAATCTGACAGTCACACCATTTTATTGGACCAGTCTGAGTTCTGTATCTCCTGGaatgaaatgtacaaatacatgTTTACCCTTTGGTTCTTGGCTCACATCAGAAAAGAAATGCATTCCAGAGTGAATGGTGCCATAAATCAGAGACTATTGTAAAAATCCATTTCCAGTTTGTATTGGGTTGACCACTAGATCAGCTGGTTTATAACCCAACACCAGACTCTTAGAATGACATTTCCAACATAAATAGAGTCCTCTGTTAAACTACTCTCTCATAGGTGCCTCCATTTTGCCACTCCATTCTGTTTTTATCAGCTTGCAGGGGTATGCCCGGatataaaatattgtattaGCTGTAGAGCATTCaaccttttttgtttgtttttttgtttaatgttgGAATCCATATTTGTACGTCTGTAATGATGGATGTTTCTGCAATATTTATTGaagttatatttttttctttggaaataaAATGCAGTGTACAGTATGatgttgttgggttttttttttaattgatgaaCGGAGGAGtggaaatgtacaaaaatactACAATGTTTAAAGTAGTTTTGTACATTTAATGCTGTCCTTGTGTGGGAAGGGGGCAcggtcacacggctccagggacctggagtttgtggtttcaagtcccactccaggtgactgtctgtgaggagtttggtgtgttctctgtgtctgtgtgggtttcctctgggtgctccggtttcctcccacggtccaaaaacacacggtggtaggtggatttgtgactcaagtgtccataggtgtgagtgaatgtatcacactgtgaaggacttgcaccccctccagggtgttatTCCGGGTCTGCTCcacaccgccaccctgaactggaaaagcactcagacactgaatgaattatgagggaaccaaaaaaaaaacctttcataTCTACATATACTTTTTGGGATCTGCAGCCTAGAAACCCAATAAGACAACCCAAAAACAATGCATCCAATGAACTGTTCTGGTTGTGCTCCTGTTCTGAATTGTACCTCTTCATTTGTTCTGTCAGATCTGCTCT contains:
- the LOC136710808 gene encoding rho-related GTP-binding protein RhoE-like, with amino-acid sequence MKDEPKLPTMDASQSVKCKIVVIGDSQCGKTALLHVFAKDCFPENYVPTVFENYTASFEIDSQRIELSLWDTSGSPYYDNVRPLSYPDSDAVLICFDISRPETLDSVLKKWKGEIQEFCPNTKMLLVGCKSDLRTDLTTLVELSNHRQTPVSYDQGSNMAKQLSAPYIECSALQSENSVRDIFHVATLACVNKNHKNVKRHKSSRATKRTSHMPSRPYLESVTSDMRKDKAKSCTVM